The genomic segment GAGGAAGAGACCGTCGCGGCTCCGGTCCGGCCCGCCGCGGCCGTTCGCGGTAACACCTCGGTGGACGACGGCGTCGTCACGAAGGTCGTGACCATGGTGGCCCGCAAGGCCGAAGGTGTGCACGAACTCGGCGAGGACATCTCGGTCGGCATCGAGGACGACGTCGCCCTCATCGACATCCCGCTGGTGATCGAATTCGGCCACGCGGTCAAGGCGCTGGCCGAGCAGCTCCGGACCGACGTGATCGAAGCCGTCGAGCAGTTCCTCGGCCTCGAGGTGGAAGCCGTGGACGTGCGCGTCACCGACATCCACCTGCCCGACGCCGGCTGAGCCGGGCCGGAGGGCCCGGTCCTGGGTGCGGGAGCGCCCCCGGACCGGGGCCCTCAGCGGTCGTGCGGAGCCTTCAGCGCCTGGAGCCTGCCCGAGGGCAGCCGGTCGGCGCCCCAGCTGCGTTCGATGAAGCCGGTGATCCGCTCGACGTCCTCGGCGGGCACCTTCTCCGGCTCGCCGCGTTCGAGCGGGTCGATGTGGAAGATGTAGAGCCGGGAGGCGAACTGGTCGAAGGGCAGGGACGCCTCGCCGAACCGCTCGCCGTTGCCCGCGGTGGACACCACGACGCCGTCGCCCCAGTCCTGGCCGCTGTCGTTGTTCGGGTTGTAGAAGTACACCCGCATGACCTCCTGCGGGTCCGGGGCGACCCGCAGGATGGTGATCGCGTGCCAGCCGACGTAGCGGGCCGCGCTGTCGGTGACCGCGACCCCGGCGGGCTGCGGGTGGATCAGCGGCTGCCCGCCGTTGTACTCCGGGTGGTAGCTGGCGTGGAACTGCCGCAGGAACGCTTCGAGGTCGATCAGGTTGCCGGTCTCGACGTCGACGTTGATCCGGAACCCGCGGGCCGCCCACCAGCCGTGGAACTCGGGGTTGACCCACCGGTGCGGGTCGCCGGGCCGGTCGGCGCAGCGCCGCCCCATCTCGGCGTAGATCCGGTCCAGGTGCGGCACCACCAGCAGGGACACCGGGTCCAGGTCGGTCGGCAGGGTGGTCGCCACCCCGGCCTCGCTGTCCTTCGACGAGATCGGCTGCCCTTCGAAGTGCATGGTGATCTCGTCGTCGCGGGCCGCCCAGACCACCATCTGCAGCAGGTAGTCCGGGTCGTTGTAGGCCCACATCGACAGCGCGCGGGCCGACTGGCAGGTCGGGTTGTCGCCCTGCCCGACGCCCAGCGGCAGGCCCAGCATCGACAGCACGCCCGCGACCAGCCGCGCTTCGGGGCCCGGCTCGTCGCCGAACACCGAGATCAGGCGCTCCCGCGCGGCGTCCGACAGCTCCAGCGCCAGCTGCCGCCACAGCGCGGGGACCAGCGGCGGTTCGTACAGGATGCCGCGGTCGAGCAGCAGCGCCAGGCCGTAGATGCACTGCGCGGTCTGCGGGTGCACCGCCTCCTCGATCAGCTCGTGCACCAGGTCACCGAAGCGCAGCAGGCAGTTCCGGCCGGTGTCGGACAGCCCGAGCGCCTCGCCGAGCAGGTAGTCGCTCTTCTGCAGCAGGAACCGCAGCAGTTCGGCGTGGTACGGCGAAACCAGGCCCGTGTCGTGCATGGCCCTGGCGAACCCGGCGGCCTCGTACTGCAGGCCGCCGTTGTCCATCGCCTGCAGCCGCGCGCGGAAGACCTCGACGCCCGGATCCTCCCGGCAGGCCTCGGTGGTGCCGAACAGGCTGGTGATCAGCCGGTCGATGCCCTGCCCGGACAGCGTGCCGGGGTCCACGTCCGGATCACCGCGGTAGACCGCGATCCGGGTGATCAGGGACTGCACCTGGTCGACCTGGATCGGGCGCTGGCGCAGGATCCGCCAGATCTCGTCGACCAGCTTGTCCAGCACGCTCTCGTAGCCGATCTCGTCGGCGATGTGCCGGAACAGGTCCCTGATCAGCTGCGCGGTGCGCCCCTGCTGCGTCCGCTCCGCCTCGGTGGGCGGGGTGAACAGCAGCTCCAGGTTCATCGCCAGCACCTGGGACAGGAACTCGCGGGCGTCCTCGGCGGAGATCGACGGGTGCTCGTAGTCACCCCGCGCGACGGCGAGCGTCCGCAGCTCGCTGCACGCCTCCATCACCACGGTGTCCGCGTCCCCGCTGTGCAGCCCGGGCCCGACCAGCGCCGGGATCAGGATCTCCGGCGAGGCCCAGTCCGTCTCCAGGAACAGGCCGGCCTCCTCCAGCGCCTGAGCCCTGGCCTGGACCGCGGCGGCGCCGCCGGGCTGCACCAGCACCCGCCGCAGCGCCTCGAGCACGCGCCGCAGCTTCGTGTGCTTGCCGAAGTCGCGGGTCTCGGCCATGGCCCGGACGGCGTCGTCGAGCGAGGTCACGCGCTTGTCCAGCGTCGTGGGCGCGCCCCCGGCGCCCTGGACATCGACGGTCGGTTTCAACGGCTTCCTTGGTTTCCCTGGGCTTCGTCAGACGTAGAAGTCGAACTCTTCCTGCTGCTTCAGCAGCTCACGCATCCGGTAGGAATCATCGCCGAAGAAGTACAGCAGACCCCAGTGGGTCCCGAACGCGGTCCTCTTGGTCACCGTCTCCTCCAGCGGCGCCGAGAGGTCGTGTGACTCGTAGTAGTCGTGGTCCTCGGTCTCCGGCGGGATCCGCAGCTCGCTGACCACCCGGCGGCGCGGGTAGACCCCGAAGCAGCCAGCCACCCCGGTGGCGTCCTCGACCTCGCGGGGGAAGAAGGCGTCGATCTCCTCCTCGGTGGTCTTCGGGTCGAACGCCAGCGCCAGCCCCTGGTAGGCGTTGAACCCGTACGCGCGCTCGAGCAGCTCGAACACCTTGAAGCCGGGCGGCCGGTAGGCGACCTCGCCGAAGTACATCTCGCCGTCGCTGGTGACGAAGTACTCCGGGTGCACGAACCCGAACTCGATGTCGAAGGTCTTGATCAGCTTCTCGATCTGCGCGGTGATCGCCGGCCGGTACCGCTCCAGCTCCGGGGTCGCCGGCACGAACACCGAGTAACCCAGCGTGACGTACTCGGAGATGTTGAGGAACTTGATCTTCCCGTTGTGGATCCACGCCTCGACGGCGAACTCCCAGCCGTCGAGGTGCGACTCCATCAGCACCGGGAACTCCTCGTCCGGGATGGTGTCGACCTCGTCCGGGGTGCGGATGACCCGGTGCCCGAGGCAGCCGGCCTTGTCGAAGGCCTTGAGGTGGATCGGGTCGTTCGGGTCGCCGTCGAGCTTGAGCAGCGTCTGGTTCACGCGCTTGAGGAACCGGATCACGTCGTCCCGGTCGTGGGCCTCCTCGAAGATCCCGACCCGGATGCCGCCGAGCTGCGCCCGCCGCTTCATCAGCGACTTGTCCCGCAGCAGCATGGCCTGGCCGAACAGGCGCGGGTTGTCCAGCAGCACCGAGTTGATCGCCCCGGCCCACTCGACGGTCTCCTCGAACAGCGGGATCGCCACATCGACGCCCTCCTTCTGGAGGGTCTCGGCGATCTCCATCGAGCGGTCGTTGAGCCGCTCGAAATTCCACGGCAGGTAAGGGATGCCGTGTTCGACGCAGTACTTCTCCGCCCAGTCCGGCGCGACGACGACGTAGCGCCGGTCGAAGCGGTCCAGTGCTTCCACCGCGTTGAGACTCCAGCCCAGCAGGGCCAGATAACCCTTGTCGGGGTTCTTGACGGCCGGTTCGGATGTTGGCATGGACCGCTCCTCCGTTTCGGCGCACACAGCATGAACAACTTCGCGGGCCCACC from the Amycolatopsis magusensis genome contains:
- a CDS encoding ATP-grasp domain-containing protein, which encodes MPTSEPAVKNPDKGYLALLGWSLNAVEALDRFDRRYVVVAPDWAEKYCVEHGIPYLPWNFERLNDRSMEIAETLQKEGVDVAIPLFEETVEWAGAINSVLLDNPRLFGQAMLLRDKSLMKRRAQLGGIRVGIFEEAHDRDDVIRFLKRVNQTLLKLDGDPNDPIHLKAFDKAGCLGHRVIRTPDEVDTIPDEEFPVLMESHLDGWEFAVEAWIHNGKIKFLNISEYVTLGYSVFVPATPELERYRPAITAQIEKLIKTFDIEFGFVHPEYFVTSDGEMYFGEVAYRPPGFKVFELLERAYGFNAYQGLALAFDPKTTEEEIDAFFPREVEDATGVAGCFGVYPRRRVVSELRIPPETEDHDYYESHDLSAPLEETVTKRTAFGTHWGLLYFFGDDSYRMRELLKQQEEFDFYV